A single genomic interval of Streptomyces showdoensis harbors:
- a CDS encoding YciI family protein: MPRYLSLVRIEENTIDMASADPGFEERMGALFEEITKAGVMLDTAGLKPTADSTRISWQDGKLSYTDGPFTETKEVVGGYAMMQCKDMAEAIEWGKRFLEVHPPQWTVGLEIREVEEMPGS; encoded by the coding sequence ATGCCCCGCTACCTCTCCCTCGTCCGCATCGAGGAGAACACCATCGACATGGCGTCCGCCGACCCCGGCTTCGAGGAGCGCATGGGCGCGCTGTTCGAGGAGATCACCAAGGCCGGCGTCATGCTCGACACGGCCGGGCTCAAGCCCACCGCCGACAGCACCCGGATCTCCTGGCAGGACGGGAAGCTGTCCTACACCGACGGCCCCTTCACCGAGACCAAGGAGGTCGTCGGCGGCTACGCCATGATGCAGTGCAAGGACATGGCCGAGGCGATCGAGTGGGGGAAGCGCTTCCTGGAGGTCCACCCGCCGCAGTGGACCGTGGGCCTGGAGATCCGCGAGGTCGAGGAGATGCCGGGGTCCTGA
- a CDS encoding RNA polymerase sigma factor, with product MESARIIATVARIVRDVGIAEEIAQDALVAALEQWPRTGVPDRPGAWLTATAKHRAVDLVRRRETYARKLAEVGRELTDTAYDPEPSGPGDIDDDVLRLVFTTCHPVLSAEARTALTLRLLGGLRTDEIARAFLVPEPTVAARVTRAKRTLARSGVAFEVPYGEDRAARLGSVLEVIYLIFNEGYAATAGDDLLRPALCEDALRLARVLAALMPREGEVHGLAALLEIQASRTAARTGPDGQPVLLADQDRRRWDRLLIRRGYAALGRAVEEGGATGPYALQAAIAACHARAARYEETDWATIAALYGRLAAVAPSPVVELNRAVAVSMAEGPEAGLALVDALAAAPALARYHLLPSVRGDLLARLGREEEARAEFARAAELTRNERERALLRRRAAG from the coding sequence ATGGAGTCCGCCCGGATCATCGCCACCGTGGCACGGATCGTCCGGGACGTCGGGATCGCCGAGGAGATCGCCCAGGACGCGCTCGTCGCCGCCCTGGAGCAGTGGCCCCGGACGGGCGTCCCGGACCGGCCGGGCGCCTGGCTGACGGCCACCGCCAAGCACCGCGCCGTCGACCTCGTACGGCGCCGCGAGACGTACGCCCGCAAGCTCGCGGAGGTCGGCCGCGAGCTGACCGACACGGCGTACGACCCCGAGCCCTCCGGCCCCGGGGACATCGACGACGACGTGCTGCGGCTGGTCTTCACCACCTGCCACCCGGTGCTCTCCGCCGAGGCCCGCACCGCGCTCACCCTCAGGCTGCTCGGCGGGCTGCGCACGGACGAGATCGCCCGCGCCTTCCTGGTGCCGGAGCCGACCGTCGCCGCGCGGGTCACCCGGGCCAAGCGGACCCTGGCGCGCAGCGGGGTCGCGTTCGAGGTCCCCTACGGGGAGGACCGGGCGGCCCGCCTCGGCTCGGTCCTGGAGGTCATCTACCTGATCTTCAACGAGGGGTACGCGGCGACCGCCGGCGACGACCTGCTGCGCCCGGCCCTGTGCGAGGACGCGCTGCGGCTCGCCCGGGTGCTCGCCGCGCTGATGCCCCGGGAGGGCGAGGTCCACGGGCTGGCCGCCCTGCTGGAGATCCAGGCCTCCCGGACGGCGGCCAGGACCGGCCCGGACGGGCAGCCGGTGCTCCTCGCCGACCAGGACCGGCGGCGCTGGGACCGGCTGCTGATCCGGCGCGGCTACGCGGCCCTGGGGCGGGCCGTCGAGGAGGGCGGTGCCACCGGCCCGTACGCCCTCCAGGCCGCCATCGCCGCCTGCCACGCCCGGGCGGCCCGGTACGAGGAGACGGACTGGGCGACGATCGCCGCGCTCTACGGGCGGCTGGCCGCCGTCGCGCCCTCCCCGGTCGTCGAGCTGAACCGGGCGGTCGCCGTGTCGATGGCCGAGGGCCCCGAGGCGGGCCTCGCCCTCGTCGACGCCCTCGCCGCCGCACCCGCCCTGGCCCGCTACCACCTGCTGCCCAGCGTCCGGGGCGACCTGCTGGCCCGGCTCGGCCGGGAGGAGGAGGCGCGGGCCGAGTTCGCGCGGGCCGCGGAGCTCACCCGCAACGAGCGGGAGCGGGCGCTGCTGCGCCGCAGGGCCGCCGGGTGA
- a CDS encoding polysaccharide deacetylase family protein, whose translation MKKTIALWAALTAVALFATTGCTTTADADSPAAGTGGVTPSASASAGTQEPDVAAARAAAYRRWGLKPLAPPPAPPAKKPVTRSAGGPVPVVSDIPTTEKIVFLTIDDGAEKDPEFVAMMRDLKIPVTMFLTDAAIRADYRYFAPLVAQGHGVANHTLTHPNLRTLSAEAQRREICGQQEKLAEEYGQRPRLFRPPYGNWNESTRAAAAACGVDAIVLWRESMQIKNMQYQRGDKKLHPGDIVLAHFRGPSELKGTTMTEMTANLLRHIQEQGFTVARLEDYL comes from the coding sequence GTGAAGAAGACGATCGCGCTGTGGGCGGCGCTGACCGCCGTGGCCCTGTTCGCCACGACCGGCTGCACGACGACGGCCGACGCGGACAGCCCCGCCGCCGGAACCGGCGGCGTGACCCCGTCGGCGTCGGCGTCCGCCGGGACGCAGGAGCCCGACGTGGCCGCCGCGCGCGCCGCCGCGTACCGCAGGTGGGGACTGAAGCCCCTCGCGCCCCCGCCCGCCCCGCCCGCGAAGAAGCCGGTGACGCGGAGCGCCGGCGGGCCCGTGCCCGTGGTCAGCGACATCCCGACCACCGAGAAGATCGTCTTCCTCACCATCGACGACGGCGCCGAGAAGGACCCCGAGTTCGTCGCGATGATGCGCGACCTGAAGATCCCCGTGACGATGTTCCTCACCGACGCGGCCATCCGCGCCGACTACCGGTACTTCGCGCCCCTCGTCGCCCAGGGCCACGGCGTCGCCAACCACACCCTCACCCACCCCAACCTGCGCACCCTCTCCGCCGAGGCCCAGCGCAGGGAGATCTGCGGACAGCAGGAGAAGCTCGCCGAGGAGTACGGTCAGCGGCCGCGGCTCTTCCGCCCGCCCTACGGCAACTGGAACGAGTCCACCCGCGCCGCGGCCGCCGCGTGCGGGGTGGACGCGATCGTGCTGTGGCGCGAGTCCATGCAGATCAAGAACATGCAGTACCAGCGCGGCGACAAGAAGCTGCACCCCGGAGACATCGTCCTGGCCCACTTCCGCGGCCCGTCCGAGCTCAAGGGCACGACGATGACCGAGATGACGGCCAACCTCCTGCGCCACATCCAGGAGCAGGGCTTCACCGTGGCGCGCCTGGAGGACTACCTCTAG